From Paenarthrobacter sp. A20:
TTTGCCGGAAGTTCAGGCGTTACTGCGGCATCGACGTCGGTTTCCGCCTTGGCCGAAGAGTCCGTCTTCGCACCGGCAGCCTTACCGGCATCAACCACTGCCTCGCAGTGCGCTTCCACCTCTGCTTCGCCACCGGCGGCGATGGTCAGGGATTCGAAGCCGGGGGCCTTGGAGTCGGACTTCAGGCCACCGTTCAGGAAGGCGGTGCAAAGGCCGAAAGCCTCCGGGGAAGTGGCATCTTTGGCTGCGGCCCCCGCGTCGGACACAGCCTCGGCAGCCTTCGCCTGGCCGGCGTCGGCGGCGTGGGCAGCCTTTGCCTGCGCAGTCTCGACGGCGTCAGTCGCCTTGGTGTTGGCGGTCTTGGCGGCTTCGGCTGCTTCAGCGGCCTTCCCGTCGAGCGGAGCCGGTGCACCAACGAGGTTGTGTGCAGTCTGCTGGAACTCGGTGGGAAGTGCGCCATTGAAGGCAGCGACGCCGGTTCCGCCGGCTGCTACGGCTCCGGCAGCCAGGACGCCGGCGGCGACTTTGCTGGTGGCAAGGACAGTGAAAAAGGACATGAAACCCTCCGACAAACGATTTGGGGATTGCCCCGGCAGCGGTTGGGTCGCTGCCGGATGATCAGCGTGCGGACGTGGCCCGCACTCCCCTTACATCGTTCGCGGCACCGGTGAGGTTACGCTTTGTCCGAAATTACTTCCGCGGAGTGCTGTCAGGCCCTTTGTGCACAGCGGCTAGATGTCCCCATGGCCGGGTTCGCTGCCGCCAACTATGCTCAGGGAATGCCTGGCGCCGTTGGCCCACTGGCTATTTGCACGTCACTACGTTCAGGGGATACGTAATGGGACAGGGTTCGTAATGGGACAGGGATTGGTGGGCGCGGACGTCGGAGACCTCCGGCGGTTGTCGGCCGTGATGGACGCTGAGGCTGAAAAGATCGCCGATCTCAGGCGCCAGCTCAACGGATTGATCCAGAATGGCAGCTACTGGCGTGGAAACGATGCAGACCAGTTTCGCAGCGCTTGGCACAGCGACCTCCAAGGCCGGTTGGGAGCGGCAGCTGCATGCTTGAAGACCAACGCCCGCGCCTTGAAGCTCAATGCCGAGCAGCAGGAGCAAGCGTCTCTGGGCGGATCGGGTGGACCTGGAGGTTCCAAGGGCGGACCGGGCCCGGGAGTCGGCAAAAGCCCAGAGGGAATGCCCGGATTCACTTTTGGTCCAACCACCTACGGTCCGGTGACGGTTGAGGGCGACGGGTCCTTGGTGGCTGAGGTCAATGGCGAGGCGCGCGGATCAGTCGGTCCTGATGGAGCGGCTTTTGAGGCCTCCGTTGACGGCAAGATCGGGGCCGAGATGACCTGGACTGCCACGTCCGGATTCGGCCCCGTCACGACCACCACTACCAACGAAACGTTCTCTGGAGCCCGTGGGGACGGGAAGATCGATGCCCGGGTTCCCTTCGGGTTGGGACTCCCGAGCCTCCAGGCCAACGGTGAAGTCTTCGTAGGCGTGGAGAACACCACCACAACCAAGAGCGAATTCTTTGACGGGTGGGCAACCAACACATCGACCGTCCGGGGCATGACCGGGGCGGAAGCAGGGATCCACGCGAGCGCGGACACCCCCTTCCTGTTCGGTGCAGGCGGCGAAGCGTTTGCGGGCCAAAAGGTCACCTTCGGCAACGAAACGGAGTTCGCGGGAGGCTTGTTCAGCATTGGACAAGGAGCGGAGTTGCGCGGAGGAGCTTGGGCCAGCGCCGGCGAAGGCGAGGTCAGCGTCAAAAACGATGACGTCACCGGCAAAGTAGCCGGTGCCGGAGCTGGTGCGGAACTGACCGCCTCCCAGTACATTGAAGTGCTGGGCCAAAAGCTGTCTACGTCAGAAACTGTCGCCGCTGGCGCGGGCGAAGGCTACTTCTTCAACGCGTCAATGGACGAGGACGGCTTCACCTTGGGTGTGGGCGCGAAAATTACGGCGGAACTTGGACTCGGCGCCGGAGGCCAAATCACGATCAGTCCCTCCGGATTCGTGGATTCCGTGACCGGGTTCGTCGATTTCCTCAACAAATAGCCTCCTGACCAGACACTGCTCCGAAAGGACTCCCATGACATCACACCAGGTCTTCCCGTCCGACGCTTTCCCCGCCTACCCGTCCATCAAGCTCACACCGCCGGCCGGTTGGACGCAGCAAGTGGTTCCCGACGCGGTGGGGGCACTCATGGCGCCCGCCACTGCAGGAAACTACACGGCGAATGTGGTCATCTCCGTGTCGCGCCGCTTGCCGGAGTACGGCCTCCAGGACATCGCGGCCTCCGTGGACCAATTCCTGGATGCCCTGCCCGATGCTGTGCTGCTTGCCACCGAACCCGTGGTCATCAACGGCCGTGATTGGCACGTTCGCGAGGCGCGATACACACACCCGCAGGCCGGGTCCTTGGCGCAGTTCACAGCCGTCACGGTGGTCCATCACCAAACCGCCGCGGACATCGTCCAGTTGACCGGCAGTTGCCAGCCGGTTGAGGGGAACGACGACCTCAAGGCCATCTACTCGGTCGTTGCGAGCGCGGACGTTACGCCAGCGCCCTAGCCTGCTCAATCAGCTTCAGCACCGCAACCGAGTCAACCGGATCAACAGGTAACGGAAGAGCAGAGGCCGTGCCGCCGTCGTCGAGCTTGTCCGCCAGGATCCTGTAGAACTCGGGGTACGCCCCGCGCTCGGTGGGGACAGCGGTGCGCCGCCCGTTGACTTCCAGCGTGCCATGGTTTTCGGCAGGCTCGACGCCGTACCCGGGGTCCGTAGGCAGCCCACCGCCCAGCACATACGGCTCCTGCGGGTCGGCACCGAACTTTACGAATCCGCCCTCGGTGCCGAGGATGCGGAAGCGCGGTCCGTGGAGGTGGCTGTTGAGGTTGATGGTGACATGGGTGACCACACCCGATTGGTGTTGCAGGACAAGGAAGACGTCGTCGTCCGCGCTTTCCTGGGGGCGGCGTCCTTGGATTTCTGCGTAGGTGACCTCGGCGGGGCCGAAGAAACGGAGAGTGAGGTCGAGGACGTGGGTGCCGAGGTCGAAGAGGACACCCCCGCCATCCTGGGTCGTGGCGCTGGCCTTCCATGCTTTGGCGATCTCCGGCGCCCATCGCTCCATGCCCACCT
This genomic window contains:
- a CDS encoding WXG100 family type VII secretion target, yielding MGQGLVGADVGDLRRLSAVMDAEAEKIADLRRQLNGLIQNGSYWRGNDADQFRSAWHSDLQGRLGAAAACLKTNARALKLNAEQQEQASLGGSGGPGGSKGGPGPGVGKSPEGMPGFTFGPTTYGPVTVEGDGSLVAEVNGEARGSVGPDGAAFEASVDGKIGAEMTWTATSGFGPVTTTTTNETFSGARGDGKIDARVPFGLGLPSLQANGEVFVGVENTTTTKSEFFDGWATNTSTVRGMTGAEAGIHASADTPFLFGAGGEAFAGQKVTFGNETEFAGGLFSIGQGAELRGGAWASAGEGEVSVKNDDVTGKVAGAGAGAELTASQYIEVLGQKLSTSETVAAGAGEGYFFNASMDEDGFTLGVGAKITAELGLGAGGQITISPSGFVDSVTGFVDFLNK
- a CDS encoding Gfo/Idh/MocA family oxidoreductase; this encodes MTSTPIRTAVAGFGLSGSVFHAPFIASNPAYELAVIATSDASRQSKAKDRYPQATIVNTPEDILALAGELDLVVLGTPPATHYPLAKAALEAGLDVVVDKPFVVHSAQGEELIQLAASLGRVLTVYQNRRWDADALTVQKLLDAGTLGTVTRFEVGMERWAPEIAKAWKASATTQDGGGVLFDLGTHVLDLTLRFFGPAEVTYAEIQGRRPQESADDDVFLVLQHQSGVVTHVTINLNSHLHGPRFRILGTEGGFVKFGADPQEPYVLGGGLPTDPGYGVEPAENHGTLEVNGRRTAVPTERGAYPEFYRILADKLDDGGTASALPLPVDPVDSVAVLKLIEQARALA